AATCCGAAAAACAACATAAGATAGTCAAGGAAATGTATATATGCCCTATATGTCATAATAATTGGAAATCTATCGGTTAAATTTAATACTCCAAATTCCAATGCAAATCCAAGTATAAAAAAAATAGGCTTCTTTATGTCTATTTCTGCGATACCGCTGATTTTACCTCTTCTTATTAATCCATATATCAATGATGCACCAAGAGAATCAAAAATCATGCTTAAAATCCTCCTTATTCTTTTCATATGCTTTCTTAAAAAGATTTATTATCCTTGGGCTAAACTGTGTGCCTTCACTATCAACTATTATCTTATATGCTTCATCTCTTGTATATGCGTCACGATATGGCCTGTCCGAAACAAGTGCATCAAAAACATCTGCGATAGAAAGTATCTCTGCTTCAAGCGGTATCTGCTTTCCGCTTATACCGTCGGGATAACCCTTTCCATTGTACCACTCATGATGATACCTTACCCAATATCGGACATTTTTCAGAAATGGTACATCCTTTAATATTTCATATCCACTCATAGGATGCATCTTAATATAATCATACTCTTCTTTTGAAAGTTTGCCAGGTTTATTTAAAATATTTTCTATTATGCCTATTTTACCTACATCATGTAAAAGAGCTGCAATGCGTACCATCTCTGTATGTGCCTCACTGAATCCTGCTTCTCTGCACAAATAAACAGATAATTTTTCAACACTTTTTGAGTGTCCTAAAGTGTATTTATCTTTTGCTTCCAATGCTTTTGTGAGGGCATTTATTGTATCATAATATGAACGCTTTAAATCCATGTAAAGTTTAAACATATACCTTACCATTAAAAGCGGTACAAAAAATATAACGAGTGTAATATATCCATATGCTATAAAAGCCGATGCCATTAATATACCTATAAAAGCTAGAAATAAGAAATTGATCAAGGTCCAACTGAAATCAGATGTCCATATTGACAAAATTGGTTTTTTAAGCAAAAAAGAGAGAAGAACAGCTACAATACCAGAATTTGAAAAATAATATACCGCGGAAGCTATAATCGCTGGAATTAAATATTTTGGATATACGTACCTTCCAGGGACACCACCCAAATATTTATAAACGAATCCGCCCAAAAACACACTTATAGTTATTTGTGAAATATTAAATAAAGTTTTATAGTATGGAGTATTTAACGCACATTTCATTTTCCTATTAACATGTCTAATCAGAAGCAAGTTACCAATTGAAGCTATTATTGCGCCTTCTAGAGGACCATATAATAATATAGCCATTAAATCTACTGCATAGGCAACAGAAACCGAAACATTATTATTTATGTATATTGGTAAAGATTCACAAATAGCTGAAAAGATAATTAAAATCAGAATATCACTGATATAATGTATATTAATATTAACTATTGAATATATTATAACCGAAATACCAATAATTATAATAAATGTTATATAAAAAATCAACTTTTTACTCAAAATATCATCCTCCATAAAAATATACCCAAACCGTTTATCCCCAAGTGAAATTTGCACCACCAGCAAGTGCTAATGCTAATAAAGCAAACAATACTTTTATTAATGTTGCCTTTTTCATCCTGAAACCCTCCTTTAACCAAGTTGCTCCTCTGCTCTTTAGCTTCAGGCGAAACGCTACGCTAAATAAAGGTTTGGGTTAAAAATAAACTATTTAATTGTTAAGGATTGTTATAAGACGCCTATTTAAAGCGTCCAATGTCGCCTTTACAGCTGCTTCACCCTCATCTTTTTTAATAAGGCAGGATCCAACAAGCATTTCTTCATACTGATGTGTCGCATGTGTAAGGGCAACAACTACAACATGATTTTTTGCAATTGGAAATATATCAACATCTTCTAAAATGAGATTGTGTTCATCAGAAATTATCTTGGATAAGCAGTCAATTGTTGCATTTACGATTATCCTGTTTTTATTCCTTGAAGTATTGAGACCACGAGCTACCCCTTCATATATTTCAGTACCACGTGTCAATGTAACAGTCGCTTCCATATTTATTCCCGTGTTCACACATGTAAGGCTGACAAAAGCAAGTCTATTATCGTTATATGCTCTACCACCTGTCTCAATCTGTGCAACACTAATTATCTTATAATTAATATCTATGTTAAACTCAGCCATTAATACAGACTGTACGTCTCTTGCTATCTGCTTAGCACTTCTAGAGTTATCTGAGAGGACATGAATTTCTACTATCTCATTTCCATTTGCAACAACTTTGCTTGAAATCACACTTTGCACTTTATTTATCAATTCTTCCATGGAACTGATGACATCATTAGTTAATTCAGCCACAATATTCACACCCTATCTATAAATATCCATACTCACATATAAAAATATATTCTACAAAAACTGCTATATTCCTTCTTTTTAAATAAAAAAAATTTGAGGTTTTACCCTCAAATTTTTTTGCCCTACATTGTCGGTTCTATTAAACCATATCGCCCATCTTTTCTCTTATATACGACTGTAAAATCGTCTGTCTCAGAATTAGTGAAAACAAAGAAATTATGTCCAAGTAAATTCATTTGAAGTATAGCTTCTTCAATTGACATAGGTTTAATTGAGAATCTCTTTGTCTTAACTACCTCAAATTCGTTTTCCTCTGATGATCCATTCTTTATGTAATCCTGTGGAATATCAAATCTTATAGATTCAGTTGCAAAATTATTTTTTATCTTTGTCTTGTATTTCAATATCTGCTTTTCGAGTTTGTCAACTACATTATCAATAGAAGCATACATATCATCGCTTACTTCTTCAGCTCTAAAAATCATTCCCTTAAATGGTATCGTAACCTCAGCAATCTGATTATTTTTTTGAACGCTTAGTACAACCCTTGCTTCAGTATCTTCGGTAAAAAGCTTTTCAATCTTGCTAAGACTTTTATTAGCTGAATTTCTAAGCCCATCCGTTATTATCATTCCGTTTTTCCCGCTTACTGTTATTTTCATTTTATACAACTCCTTTCTCTCTGTGTTTATAATAATTCTACACAAAAAATAATATCCCTGCAAGTTCTAAAAGAAGTATTGTTAGCTAATTATATTTAATTTCTGAAGTTTATTTAGATAAATCATCATTATTCAAATATTTAAGGGCGTGATAACTCAAACCTCTATTGTAAAATAAAATCCATATAATTAAAAAAATACCGATTAATTCGGTATCATAAAATTTTACTTAAAAATTCTCTTGTCTTTGTTTTGAACATTTTTAAAAACTTCTGATAGTACCCCTTAATCTAATATTTTCCCATCATTAACAAAAACCACTTTATCTGCTACTTCCCTTGCAAACCTCATTTTATGTGGAAGTCGTTCCTAAAAAACTTACAATCTTTATGTTTGACATTTTTAAAAGTGCCACAAGTAGACCCAATATTGCACCAAATGCGACTGATATATGTGTCAGTTCAATTGTCATTATTATACCATTTATAAAAAGCTGTTTATATTGAGTCATACTCGAAGGATTAATGTAAAAGATACGTGATTTGAAATGTTCATTAAAAAAAGATTAAAGGGCATCCATTCTATAGATGCCCCTAATAATCCTCTTTACTTTATTTGTGGTAAAAGTGAAGGGGATTACTTATTTACTCCAGCAACTCTTCTGTCTCTTCTGGAGTTAAACTGATTGTTTCTTTGTTTTTTTGCATCTCTGCAAGCTTTACATCTTACTGGTGCATTTTGAAAACCTTTTTGCGCGTAAAATTCTTGTTCGCCGGCAGTCCAAACGAATTCTGCCCCACAGTCTTTGCAGACCAATGTCTTGTCTTGATACATAATAAATAATCCCCTCACTTTGATTTAATTAATTTACCGTATAATCACTTAGATTATACGGTAATATTATACCACCACAACAAAATTTTATCAACAAAATTTAAAAAACTTTTTAATTGTATAAATTTTTTTATCAAACTTTATTAGAAGTTATCGCTTTTTATCAACGAAATAGCTATCTGGAGAATAATATTTCACATATTCAATGTAACCATTTTTACCTTTTGATAATTCATTTAGCTTGCTTTCAACCTTTTTAAAGGTTTTATTTATGTCTTCCATATTTTTGTCGTCCTTTTCCTTAATCTTTGATAATGTTGACTTTATATCTATTAATATGCCTTTTAATTTGCTTTTATCAGTATTATTATTAGATGTATTAAATATGCTGTCTATCTTATTAACCTTTTTATATAAATTATACATTGGTATAAAATCTGTATCAATCTTATCTATATTGTCTATAATACCTTGCTTTTTTATTAACAGATTTTTGATATCGTCGAGATTTTGTGAATTTATGGCTGTGTTTAGATCATCATTAAGGATTAGTAAAGTTTCTAAAAATTTTAACTTATCTTCTGCTAATTCTATGAGCCTTTTTACATCGCTAATCATTATATCAACCCTTTGAATATACTTTTGAACGAACTTTATTTACACCCTTTGTCCACGTATCCTTTAAATCACTTACTAATGTTTTTACCTCATCAAGAGCTTCTGTATCTTTTTTTAGATTTGCTTCTACAAGCCTTCTTGAAATATATTCATATATATTATAAAGATTTTTTGATATATCATACTGCATGTCAAGCGTCGCCATTAGTTCTAAAACTATATCCTGTGCTCTCATAATACTATTATGAGCCTTCTCGATATTTTTATCTTTTATGGCTAACTTTGCTTCTTCTATGAAACGAATAACGCCATTATATAGCATCAAAACTAATTCTTCTGGGCTCGCTGTCATTATAGAATTTTGTTTGTACTCCATGTATGGATCAAACATTTATAAATTCCCCTTTCTTTTTTTATATAAGTTAACCAGAAGTACCGCCAAGCTGACGACTCAACCATTGACTCTGCGAATTCATCTGTCCTATATATGTCTCGAGCTGTGTAAACTGGGCATAATACTGCTGTTCAAGTGTATTTAAATGGTCTTGCATGTCTGCCATTCTTTGGTCCAATTCTCTTATTTGCTGACCTATGAAACTATTATCGTATAATTGATATTGCCCGCCTCCTGCCTCATTAGTAATCAAATCTATGCCTTTATTAACTGCATAATAAAGTCGTGATGCTATTCCGTCAGTACTATTTGCACCTGGTTTTGTAGAATCTGTTACTTTCGTAAACAGGTCAATTACCTCTTGTGGGTTATTTTGTATAGCATCTTTTAGCTTAGTTTCATCTATATATAGTTTTCCTCCTTCATACCACTGTCCCGTCGTAATTCCAATTGAGCTCAACGTCACACTTTTTCCGTCAGAAGCCGTTACAGTACCTGATATAACATTTCTCAATGAATAATATATTGATGTAAGGCTGTCATTGCCGTTTAAATCACCACTTCTCGCCTTTTGTTCCCACAATGTTATATCGTTATCCTTCATTGCCTGTTTCTGGGCATCTGTAAGTGGCGGATAATCATAATATCTTTTTTCAGATAATTTTGTATTTATCTTTGTTATTATATTATTATAGCTGTCAACAAAGCTCTTTATGGTATTGTATATCGTATCTGTGTCGTTTTGGACTGAAAGAGTTGTTGTTCCAGTTCCTATTAGATTAACGTTGATGCCAAGTAATTGAAAATTATTTGTATTTTCTGAATAAACTATTGCATTAGTAGAAGTATCGTTCAACGTAAACTGTGCATCTTTACCTTGTATTATCGACAATTTTAAAGTATTAGTAATAAATGAAGAAGTATCATTACTAAAATTAATCTGCGATTTTAAACCCGTAGTATTTGAAATTAAAAATAGCCTGCCCAAATTACTATCATATGTAGCACTTATATGGGTTGTACTAGTTGCATCATTTATTGCTGTAACAACATCATTTATTGTAGCACCAGGTTTTATTCTTATAGTTGCTGATGTATTAATTTCTCCATTTGATAATGTAAATGTTATATCTTGAGTCGTTGTATTTAAATTATCGGTAGAAGAAATTACACTACTTGTTGCAGTTGCCGCTGATGCCAGTTGTTTTACTGTCAAAGTGTATGTTCCATTTACTGCGCCACTACCTGCCGTTGCAGTTGCAACTGCAGTATTTGATGATGTAACACTTTTTGCAAGATATGTTCCCTGCAGTTTCATCTTAAATAAATTATTGTCTCTTAAAGCTAAAAGCTGTGTATTAATGTCTTTTAGATCTTCCTGCTGCCACTGTAGCCACTGTTTCTGCTGGCTCAGCTTGTCAAGTGGTATACTCGCAGCTTGCATAAGCTGTTTCACCATTGATTCTGTATCGAGCCCAGATGCAAGTCCGCTTACTCTTAACAAATTGCTAGTGTTATAGCTTTGCATACTAATTGGATCCATAATTTTCCCTCCTATATTTTTCTATCAACAAATATTCCGGCAATCTTCCATAGCCCTGCGACCAAATCCAATATTTTTTCTGGTGGTATCTCGTCAATTACCTCATTCGTAGCACTATCAACAATTTTTACAACTATCGTATTTGTTGGTTTATGTACAGAAAATTCAAAATATGTTCCATTGCTGTTTTTTATCCTATTATTTTCATTATTTATCTCGTCTTTTAAAGAATTATCATTAATTGGTCTTTTTAATATGTCCTTTACTTTATTTATCTCGTCAGACAATACATTGTCTACGAAATTGTTCTTTCCTCCTTCTAAAGAAACTCCCTTAATCACTTAAATTACCTCCTAAAAACTTTTTATCCTTTGTTATAATGTACTATTTTTTATATCGGCAAAGCAATTAAAAAAATTAGCGGATTCATTCTCCGCTACTTTTTTTTCGTTCCATATATTCTACAATAAGCTTATCAAGTTCCTGACTTATTTCAAGCGCTTTTGGCTTATCAATATTGCACTTATTTAACTCCCCCTTTAGGCATTTTATCTTCCTTTCAACATCATCTTTTTTAAAATAGTGTTCTTTTATAACCTTTGCCATATTTTCCTCCATAATATTATGATATCCACATTATATCATATATTATATATCGGATAAATTAAAATTTTATTAAGATTTTATAACAAAATTTCTCACCCTTTACATAAGACTTTCATATATTATTTACAGATGAAAGTCAATTTCATTTGATTTTATTCTCACTATCTTAACAATTTATTTTTGAGGGGGCATTAGAATGTGTGGCATTGCAGGATGGGTAAATTTTGAAATAGACTTATCACATAAAGATAAAATACTTGCAGCAATGGGAGAAAAACTTATTAATAGAGGACCTGATAGCTCTGGAATGTGGTTATCACCCCATTGTGCCATTGCACAAAGAAGGCTCATCGTAATAGATCCTGAAGGTGGAATCCAGCCTATGATCAAAAAATTTGGCAGTAGGACATATGTTATTGTATATAATGGTGAACTTTATAATACAGATGAATTGCGAGATGAACTAAAATCATTTGGACATACTTTTAGCGGACACTCTGATACAGATGTCCTTTTGACATCATATATTGAGTGGGGTCCTGAATGTGTAAATAAGCTAAACGGCATTTATGCTTTCGCAGTCTGGGATGATCATGAAAATAGGCTGTTTCTCGCAAGAGACCACTTGGGCATAAAACCTCTTTTTTATACATTAAAAAATGGTTCTCTCCTTTTTGGCTCTGAAATAAAAGCTATTTTAGCGCATCCCGATATTAAAGCAGAAATAGGTCCGGAAGGCCTTGCAGAAATATTTGTCATGGGACCGACAAGAACACCAGGCAATGGAATATTCCGAGGCATATATGAACTTAAGCCAGGTCATTATCTAATATACAACCGCAATGGGATACAAACAAATCAATATTGGTCACTTGAAAGCCATCCACATGAAGATGACCTTAATACAACTTTAGAAAAAGTCCGCTTTTTTCTGGATGATGCTTCTAAACGTCAGCTTGTATCAGATGTACCATTGTGTTCACTATTATCAGGTGGCCTTGACTCTACTGCAGTATCTACATTTGCAAATGAAAAACTAAAAAAACTTGGAAGTAGGCTTATAACATATTCTGTCGACTATGCAGGAAATGATAAATACTTTAAGCCGAATCAATTCCAGCCAAATACAGATGCAGATTTTGTAGGTAAGGTTTCAAAAGAGATAGATACGAAGCACAATTACGTCTTTATTGACAATGAAAAATTAGCAGACGCATTAAAACCTGCATTATATGCAAGAGACTTGCCTGGGATGGCTGATGTAGACTCATCATTATATCTCTTTTTAAGGGAAGTCAAAAGAGATGTAACAGTAGCACTTTCAGGTGAAGGTGCCGATGAAGTATTCGGCGGGTATCCATGGTTTAGGAATAAAAGTGCAATAGAATCAAATACTTTTCCATGGATCAGAATGGTAAATGAGCGGATGAAACTGCTCTCACCCTATGTTGTAGAATCAATCCGTCCAATTGAATACCTAAATGACCGATATACAGAGGCACTCAATGAAGTACCACACCTTCCTGGCGAAGATAAACATGCCGCACGCATGAGAGAAATATTTTACCTTAATCTTACAAGATTTCTATCCATGCTTCTTGATCGTATGGACAGGATGAGTATGGCATCTGGCTTAGAGGTTCGTGTTCCATTCTTGGACCCCAGGCTTGTCAAATACGTATGGAACATTCCCTGGGAAATGAAAAATCTAAATAACAGAGAAAAGGGATTGTTAAGGCATGCTTTAAAAGGTTATATACCTGATTTAGTAGTTGAAAGAAAAAAGAGCCCGTATCCAAAAACACACAATCCGATATTTAGAAATGTAGTAAGAAGATGGGTACAAGAGATAATAGATGATCCTACCTCACCCCTTTTACAACTGATAAATAAAGAAGAAGTACAAAAGCTAATCGATGCAGACGCAAAAGCATTTGATCCGGCATGGTTCTCACAACTTATGGGAGGACCGCAGCTTTTCGCATATCTTGTTCAGATTAATTTCTGGCTAAAAGATTATAATATTACTTTAGTATAAGTAAATCAATTTAAACTCATAGGAAAAGATAATACAGTATAGCATACATTAATACAATATATAATATATGAGCAGCAATTTACGAATGACCTTTTTATAAAGCGGCTTTACTATCTATGCGATTATTTTTTATTATAAAAGAGCTATCCAAAAAGCTCTTTTATAATTTTTAATGAACAAATGTTTGTGCTATAATATGTATATAAAAATGATAGAGGTGTAGCTGTATGGATCTTTTTGATAAAATAAGAATCCTGTCTGATGCAGCAAAATATGATGTATCATGTTCGTCGAGCGGTAGCAATAGAAAAAATAATAATGGTGGTATTGGCAATGCCGCATATTATGGCATTTGCCATAGCTGGTCAGATGATGGAAAATGCATATCACTTCTAAAAATATTATTTACAAATATCTGCATATATAACTGTTCCTATTGCGTAAACAGATGTACAAATGATGTTGAAAGAGCAGCATTTACACCAGATGAGCTTGCAGATCTCACGATTAATTTCTACCGTCGCAATTACATAGAAGGATTATTTTTAAGCTCAGCAGTGTACAAAAGTCCTGATTATACTATGGAGCTTTTAATAAAAACAGTCAAAAAACTGCGGGAAGAATACAATTTTAATGGATACATACACCTTAAAGCGATACCAGGCGCTGATATAAACTTAATAAGGTTAGCAGGTCTTTATGCAGATCGTATGAGCGTCAATATAGAACTTCCATCTGAAAAATCGTTGAAGCTATTAGCACCGCAAAAGAAAAAAGAGGCAATTTTAAAGCCCATGAGATATATACATAATCAGTTAGTAGAAAATAAGGAGTCAAAAAAGCTCATTCGTCATATAGATAAATTTGTACCAGCGGGTCAGACAACACAGCTTATAATCGGTGCAACACCTGAAAGCGATAGAACAATACTAAAACTTTCTGAAAATCTATATATGAAGTACAATCTAAAAAGAGTCTATTACTCTGCATATATCCCTGTTGCATCGGGTGCTAATCTTCCGGCTATATCATCACCGCCATTATTGAGGGAACACCGCCTATATCAGGCTGACTGGCTTTTAAGGTATTATGGCTTTAACGCAGATGAATTGCTAGATGAATCAAATCCAAACTTTGATTCATCTCTGGATCCAAAATGCGATTGGGCACTTAAAAATCTTCATCTCTTTCCTGTTGAAGTAAATATTGCTGATTACAATATGCTTCTAAGAGTCCCAGGAATCGGCGTGAAAACAGCAAAGCGTATAATTGCCGCAAGGCGTGTTTGTTCCTTAAATTATGATGCACTTAAAAATATAGGTGTCGTCTTAAAAAGGGCAAAATATTTTATAACTTGCAATGGCAAATATTATGGTGGATGCGAGTTAGATGATAATATGATAAGAAATAAATTATCAACAAAGAACAATGTAATAGATGAACAGCTTTCTATATTTAGCTTATTTCAAAATTCTGCAGAAACAAATTTGCCCGTATTAAGAACATAAATAATCATGGATTTCATAATATGTACAGCAAAGAGCTCCTTTGCCTGTCATTCAGATCGTAGCGAAGAACCTCTGACCCATTAGGAATACGCAAGATTTATATGGAAAGGAATGAATACATATGCTTAATTATCTTTTTGATGGATCATTTGATGGTCTAATGACAGTTATCTATGAATCATATTATAAGCATCAAGTACCTGATAATATTATTATAAAAGGAGAATTGCAGCAAAATATGCTAAGTCAAAATATTTACATAGAAACAGATATAGAAAAATCAGAAAAAGTCCAAAATGCCATTAAGAACAAAATATCCCGTGAATCATTAAAAAATATTTTCTATGCCTATTTATCGGAACTCGACAGTTCATACATTTTAATATACAAATATATAAGGATGGGATTTAAATTAGGTAAAAAAATCGATAACTACCTCTCAAATGAAACTGTATTTAATGTACATAAAATTAGGCAAAAAGTATCGCATGAGTCACATAAGATGATAGAACTTATTAGGTTTAAAGAAATAAAAAAAGGTTTGTATTATGCAAAGATACATCCGGACTACAATGTTTTATGTCTTATAGTGCCACATTTCGCATCGAGATTTCAAAACCAGTATTTCATGATAAATGACATCAGAAGAAATATAACCGCGATATATGATAAAAATGATTGGATAATAACAGATATGTTACCCGAAAATATTATGTTAACCAATGATGAAGAAAATTACGAAAATCTCTGGAAGGTTTATTATGAAAATATTGCCATAAAAGAAAGAAAAAACCCCCGACTTCAAAGACAAAACATGCCAAAGAAGTACTGGGATCTACTAGTAGAAAAGTCTTAATATGCCTGCTCTAATGGATATATTTTATACCGTATCGGTTCAATTTATCGAATCTTATCTTCAAATTGAAGAATTGATGTAAATTTCTCAATAAAAGGCGTTCCTGATGAAGTCAGTAAAAGCGTCGATGTCACTCCAACTTCATTTACCGGAACAAATTTATATTCATTACCCTTTTTTACACCATATCCGCTAAAGTCATGTATAATATATGGAATCCCATTTTCAGTTCCTATATACATCATAGCATGACCAGGCATATATATAGCGGCACCTGGTTTTACTTCATTAAAAAGCTTTATTCTATCCTGTGCTTTTGTATCTTCTCCAAATTTATATGATAGACCTACACCGCCTTCTTGTTCATCGGCGTTCCTTGGAAGTCTAAATCCAAATGTCTTATATACATACATTATAAAGCTTGAGCAATCCCTTCCATTAAAGCTGTCACCCCAGCCATACCTATCACCAAGAAGTTTAAATGCCTGTCTTAAAATATTTGCTCTCGTATATGGAAGGTAACCTATATTTACATCTTGCAACATTGATACCAATGCATCCTTAAATACAAGATTTCCATTAACATCTCTTGTAGGCAACTTAACAACATGATTTCCAAATGTATTTTGATTACCTATACTTACAAGCTTATTATTTTCTAGGGGTATCCTTGTACCCATATCAAATTCTAGTTCTGAAATATCTTTATCAAATGGGTTAAACTGTGTCCTTATGTGATTACCCGTTACAACTATAAAGTCCTTTGTATCTAAATAATCAAATATTTCCTTTTTGTCTTTAGCAATGGCTATATCATCTTTTTTAACCCATCCCCTGTAATTGTACATCTGCACAAAAAACCATTTACCATCATAACTTGTATGAAGTATAATAACAGGTTCTATTGCTTGACATCCCGTTTCTTGAAATCTATCAAATTCAATATCCCCTTTTATGCTGTATATACCGATATCTGTCGGAAATGTCCGTATGGAAGTATTTCTTACAGTTATACCATATTTTACAGGGTTTATTTTTTTGATACCAACTAAATTTGTATTTTCTATTAAAGAATCATAAAAATCTTTTGCCACAGCATTTCCATTAGCAAAATATCTTTCTTTTGTAGGGACTTTGTATTCACTAATATACTCCATCAATTCATCTTTTGTAAGACTTTCTTTGTATTTTTCAAGATTATATACTTTATTAATTCTTTCTATTATCTTTTGATTAAATTCGCTTATCTCATTTTTCGTCATTATTACTTTATCGGCATCATGAATTTTTCTGATCCAATAATCCGCATGAAGCATTTCATCTGTGGTTCCAGGTATATTATTGATAATACCACTCCTCTCATAAGCATAGCTGGCTGCTAAACCAAAGCACATAATCAATATTATTTTTTCCTTACCATTGTTATAACTTTTTTAAGTAATATCATAAAATCTACATTATTTGTTCAGTAAAAAGCTAAAAAAGATTTTGCATATAAACAAGTAAAACTGAAAATACGCCTTTAATAAATTCATGATGTTATCTTTAAAAAATCAATAAGTATACATATTAGCTTTTTATTCCTTTTATGCATAGTCCCGTACCATCAGAAAAAGATATCTCTGGTCCATTATAAATAACACCACCTATAACAGGGTCATCTTTTAAGAGATATGCGGCATCAAGGTCATATTTTGTAATGTTGTGGCATGCAGCAGCAAAATGTGCAGCCGCTGTAACAGATACCTTGCACTCCATCATACTTCCTATCATACACTCTATCCCTGCAGCTTCAGCCATCGCATTTATCTTTAGTGCATTGTGTATTCCGCCGCATTTCATAAGCTTTATATTAAGGATATCCGCGGCTCTTTTGCTTATTATCATTAAAGCGTCTTGCGGTGAGAATAAACTCTCATCTGCCATAACCGGAATAGGAACATTATCTGTAACCATTTTTAACCCATCAATATCATGTGCTATTACAGGCTGCTCTACAAGCTCAATATCATAGTCAGAAAGCTTATTTATAACATATATTGCCTCTTTCGCATTCCAGCCTTGATTAGCATCAAGGCGTATTTTGGCATCCTTTCCCGCCGCATCTCTTATTGCTTTAACTCTTTCTATATCCTTTTTGTAATTACCTCCAACTTTAATTTTAAACGTATCAAAGCCTTCCTGAATCGCATCAAGTGTATCATTTACCATTGTTTCAACGTCATTGAGGCTTATAGTTATGTCTGTCTTAATGCTATTTCTATAGCCTCCGAGATATCTATATAATGGTGTTTTATAGTATTGTCCAAGTATATCATATATAGCTATATCACATGCCGCTTTTGCACTTGAATTGTGCAAAATACACTTATCAAGTTTTAGCATTAGATT
This portion of the Thermoanaerobacterium sp. RBIITD genome encodes:
- the fliS gene encoding flagellar export chaperone FliS; this encodes MFDPYMEYKQNSIMTASPEELVLMLYNGVIRFIEEAKLAIKDKNIEKAHNSIMRAQDIVLELMATLDMQYDISKNLYNIYEYISRRLVEANLKKDTEALDEVKTLVSDLKDTWTKGVNKVRSKVYSKG
- the fliD gene encoding flagellar filament capping protein FliD, whose amino-acid sequence is MDPISMQSYNTSNLLRVSGLASGLDTESMVKQLMQAASIPLDKLSQQKQWLQWQQEDLKDINTQLLALRDNNLFKMKLQGTYLAKSVTSSNTAVATATAGSGAVNGTYTLTVKQLASAATATSSVISSTDNLNTTTQDITFTLSNGEINTSATIRIKPGATINDVVTAINDATSTTHISATYDSNLGRLFLISNTTGLKSQINFSNDTSSFITNTLKLSIIQGKDAQFTLNDTSTNAIVYSENTNNFQLLGINVNLIGTGTTTLSVQNDTDTIYNTIKSFVDSYNNIITKINTKLSEKRYYDYPPLTDAQKQAMKDNDITLWEQKARSGDLNGNDSLTSIYYSLRNVISGTVTASDGKSVTLSSIGITTGQWYEGGKLYIDETKLKDAIQNNPQEVIDLFTKVTDSTKPGANSTDGIASRLYYAVNKGIDLITNEAGGGQYQLYDNSFIGQQIRELDQRMADMQDHLNTLEQQYYAQFTQLETYIGQMNSQSQWLSRQLGGTSG
- the raiA gene encoding ribosome-associated translation inhibitor RaiA → MKITVSGKNGMIITDGLRNSANKSLSKIEKLFTEDTEARVVLSVQKNNQIAEVTIPFKGMIFRAEEVSDDMYASIDNVVDKLEKQILKYKTKIKNNFATESIRFDIPQDYIKNGSSEENEFEVVKTKRFSIKPMSIEEAILQMNLLGHNFFVFTNSETDDFTVVYKRKDGRYGLIEPTM
- a CDS encoding flagellar protein FlaG, translated to MIKGVSLEGGKNNFVDNVLSDEINKVKDILKRPINDNSLKDEINNENNRIKNSNGTYFEFSVHKPTNTIVVKIVDSATNEVIDEIPPEKILDLVAGLWKIAGIFVDRKI
- the flgN gene encoding flagellar export chaperone FlgN; the encoded protein is MISDVKRLIELAEDKLKFLETLLILNDDLNTAINSQNLDDIKNLLIKKQGIIDNIDKIDTDFIPMYNLYKKVNKIDSIFNTSNNNTDKSKLKGILIDIKSTLSKIKEKDDKNMEDINKTFKKVESKLNELSKGKNGYIEYVKYYSPDSYFVDKKR
- a CDS encoding aspartyl-phosphate phosphatase Spo0E family protein, encoding MAKVIKEHYFKKDDVERKIKCLKGELNKCNIDKPKALEISQELDKLIVEYMERKKSSGE
- a CDS encoding zinc-ribbon domain-containing protein, with protein sequence MYQDKTLVCKDCGAEFVWTAGEQEFYAQKGFQNAPVRCKACRDAKKQRNNQFNSRRDRRVAGVNK
- a CDS encoding HD-GYP domain-containing protein, translated to MLSKKLIFYITFIIIIGISVIIYSIVNINIHYISDILILIIFSAICESLPIYINNNVSVSVAYAVDLMAILLYGPLEGAIIASIGNLLLIRHVNRKMKCALNTPYYKTLFNISQITISVFLGGFVYKYLGGVPGRYVYPKYLIPAIIASAVYYFSNSGIVAVLLSFLLKKPILSIWTSDFSWTLINFLFLAFIGILMASAFIAYGYITLVIFFVPLLMVRYMFKLYMDLKRSYYDTINALTKALEAKDKYTLGHSKSVEKLSVYLCREAGFSEAHTEMVRIAALLHDVGKIGIIENILNKPGKLSKEEYDYIKMHPMSGYEILKDVPFLKNVRYWVRYHHEWYNGKGYPDGISGKQIPLEAEILSIADVFDALVSDRPYRDAYTRDEAYKIIVDSEGTQFSPRIINLFKKAYEKNKEDFKHDF